The Thalassomonas actiniarum genome contains the following window.
TCCTTTGACCACAAACCAGTTAATGTTTCTGTGCTTATGATGTGCCAACGAGCTCGATAATGAAGTCATAATGATCGAGGCCATGGACGTGCCCAGTGCCAGGTGCACCACCTGCTCGATCATCACTCCCTGGGCCAGGAATAACCCCGTGAGTACCGGCACCATAATGCCGCCGCCGCCGATACCGAGCAAACCCGCCATAAAACCAACCACACAACCCAATAACACCAACGGCAAGATAAACTCCGGGTTCACCGGCAACTCCTTACTTGTTCCTTAAAAATGCATTTAGCTATGATATCCAAAAGCGCCAATGGCATAATATCGATTATTTGCAAACTTATATCGATAATATGACAAAGTTACGCCAGATAGCGCCATCATCACAATCACGGCAAGCCCTGGAAAAACCGGTGACTGTGGTCAACCGGCAAGTCGCCGTCAATTGTGCTATCGAGCGCCATCAGCACCTGTGGGGGCAATTTATTTATGCCAGTAAAGGGGTGCTGGCGGTCAATATCGGCAACGAGCGCTATATAGTGCCGCCGGAGCAAGGGGTTTGGGTGCCGCCCAAAATAGAACATCAGGTGATCGCCCTGACCCGGGTCACCCTGACCAGCTTTTATCTGGATCTGGAATTACTGACCCGCTTGCCGCAAAGCTCATCTTTGCTGGCGGTGTCGGCCTTTTTAAAAGCCCTGATTTGTGAGGCGATTAATATCCCCCCGGATTATGCCTGGCGCAGCCCAAGCGGACGGTTATTGCGCCTTATCGTCGACCAGCTGGCCGTTGCCGAACAGGTGACCCTTAACCTGCCCTACCCCAGGGATTTACGCCTGATGGAAATGACCCGGGAGCTGCAGCAAAACCCCGCGAATGGTAACAGCCTGGAACAATGGGGAAGCACAGTCGGCGCTTCGGCGCGCACCCTGAGCAGATTATTTAAAAAAGAAACCGGCATGACCTACAGCCAATGGCGGCAAAAATTAAATTTACAGCTGGCAATCACGGCGCTGGCCGGGGGGGAGAGCATCACCAATATCGCATTAAACCTTGGCTACGACTCTCCTTCTGCTTTTATCTATATGTTTAAAAAACACTTTGGCGTCAGTCCGAAAAAATATCTCGGGACTTAGTCGGCTATGATATCGGCCTGATGCCAGCGACAGCCATATTTCGACCAGAGGATCATCAGCCCCGGCAGCAACAGCAACATTTGCATGGCCAGCAACATAGGGGCGCTCAGGCCGGCTCTTTGCGTTAAGCTCACCATAAGCCCGGCGCCCGACATCTGAAATAAGCCCAGTAATGCCGCAGCCGTGCCCGCCCGATCGCCAAAAGGCGCCAGTGCCCGCCCGGCGGCAGAGCCAAGCACGCAGGCATAACCGATAGAAGAGCAAAAAACCGGCAACATATAAGCCCAGGGGCTGGCAAAGGGCCGTAATGCCAGCATCAACAAACCTGAGCCAATGATCACCAGCAAACCTGTGGTTAAGGTCTTGCGCGTGCCCAATTTATCCATCATTTTCGGTGCCAGGAAGCAGGCGATAATATTTAACACCGCATTAATGCCGAACCAGAAAGTAAATTGTGACATATCCAGTCCCAGACCCGTCATTAACCAGGCAGGGGCGGAAGTGACATAAGCGAGGATCACCGCCATCGACAGCATGCATAAGATGGCATGATAGAGAAATTTCGGCTCAGCCAGCACCGACCAATAACGGCTCAGGCTCAACATGCGCCCGTCAACATAAGTATTCTCCGGCCGGGTTTCTTTATAAAGCAGCATCACTATGCCCCAGCCGAGGACGGCAAAACCCGCCATAAAACTGAAATTACTGCGCCAGCCAAATTCGGCGGTTAGCCAGCTGCCCAGGACCGGCGCCATCGCCGGAATAAAACAGATGGCGCCGTTTAAATAACTGATCATACGGCCGCTGCGCGCCGCGCCGAAGCAATCCCGCACCGAAGCAAACGCCGCTACCGAAGTGGCACAGGCGCCAAAGCCCTGCAATAAACGCGTCGCCAGCAGCATATCTATGCTTTGCGATAAGTACGCCAGCAGTGAGCACAGGCCGTAAATCACCACCCCGCCAAGGGCCACCGGCCGACGGCCAAACCTGTCCGCCAGCGGACCCGCCAATAACTGCCCCAGCCCCAGGGTAACCATAAACCAGGTCACGGTATCTTGCACTGAGGTAATATCGACAGCGAACTGCTCGGCAATAACCGGCAATGCCGGTAAATAAATATCAATGGCCAGCGGGCTGAACAAAACCAGTAATACCAACAAAAATACCAGCTGATTGCTGTTTGTGGTCTGAGGGATCATAAATTTTCCTGTTTAACCCGGATGTAGAGTAATCATTCAGGTTAGTGAAACGAAGGGGGGATTTTACGGAATTAATTGCACCAATAAAACCATTGTCGGTACTAATTTGCCATTATTTTCTCTGCCCCCGCCCCGGCAAACAGGGGCGATAAACATTTCCCCTTTACTAACAAAAAATTACCGATAAAAAAGACAAGTTTGGCGCCGGGTAACTGTACTAGTTGTTTTGCTTTTGCCAGTGAAACTCCATTTGGCCGGCGGTTTTTTCCGCCAGCTCAACCCCGGCCAACTCACTCACCAGCTGCAGGCTCATGTCTATACCCGCAGAAATCCCGCCTGAACTGATAATATTGCCGCTGTGTACCCAGCGGACATTTTCCACCACATCCAGCATCGGAAACCGGGCCTTTAATTCTGGGACATCCTGGTGGTGAGTGGTGACTTGCTGGTCGGTCACGATACCGGCCTGCGCCAGTAAAAATACCCCGGTACAAACCGAAGTGCTCAGTACTGCCCCTTGTGCCTGGCGTTTAAGCCATTGCATCACTGAGGTTTTTGCCATTTCTCCATGATGCACGCCACCGGCAACCACCAAGACATCTATTTTGGGATGCTCATCAAAGCCATACGCCGGCAACACAGTATATCCCGCCCTGGCCTTCACCGGGCCAGCCGTTTCTGCTACCAGGAAAACATTAAATAACCCCGGACGATGATAAACCCGGGCCGCGGTGGAAAACACTTCAAACGGCCCTGAAAAATCCAGCACTTCCGCCTGCTCGTAAATATAAATACCGACATTGATGGTTTTCATCGTCACCTGATTCATCCCTGTTTTAGTTGGTTTTAATCAAAATATTAATCTGGCCTGGTAAGGGGAGACAGGCGCTTTGACAGCGACAGAAAATTTCCCGGCCATGAAAAAACAGTATAACCGGACTATTATATAGATTCCCCTGCTCGTAAAAGCATACCTAAGTAAGCCGTTTTAGGAACTATTGATTGGAAGATATTGTGACTAAAAGAACTGAGGAAAAAGTAATTCATCAATCCGACCTTGATAAATTATTGCACCTGGACGAGGTCATGGAGCAGTCAAATAAGAATCCCTTTATCAAAGAGCTAAAGCAGGCCATTTTAGATCCGAGTCAATTAAAGTTATTTCAGTGGCACTCGCTGCGCAGCCAAATTCATGAAATTGAAGCCCTGGTGCCCCATATTGACCTGATCATTAAACTTAAAAAAGAAAATAAAGAAGACTGAGCACAAAAACAACCTCACCTGCCCCTGTACCCCGTCAACTTGCCTTTCATTGAGCCCTAAAAGACTCCCTTTAGAACAACTGGTTTTCCAGCGTTTTACCATTAACCAACTGGCGATAACGCCAGTTTTTCTGATGGCACAAAGTCAATATTTCTATATCCGGGGCCAGGTCTGCGCTTTCGCCGGACACCTTGATCTGGTATTCCTTATCCTGGCTGTTAAGCACTTCAACCACATAATCCCGGGAGGTTAACACTTCAATCAGCTCAGGCACCTGCTGTTCCATTCTTAAGGTAAAGTACCTGAACTGCTCCTGAAGTGAATTGGTATGATGTTCCTTTAACTTTCCCTGCTCCAGATAAAGCACCTGCCCGCATAAGCGCTCCAGCTCAGATAAATCATGGGAGCTTAAAATAAAGGTGGTTTCCCCCGAAAGGCTGGCCACCAGCTCCCTGACTTCACGGGCATGTAAAGGATCCAGCCCGGCAGTGGCTTCATCGAGCATCACGATTTCCGGTGAGCCGATAAGCGCCTGGGCTATGGTCACCCGTTTGCGCATCCCGTGGGACAAACCGTCGGGCTTTTGATGCAGGGAAGCCGACATGCCCACCAGATCTATGGTGCGCTCGGCTTCATACTGGCTCTCTTTTCTGCCAAAGCCCTGGAGCCGGGCATAAAATTTCAGCTGGTGCAAAACGGAGAAGCGCGGATCCAGCTGGGCATCCTGGGGCAGCGCCGCCAACCGGCCAAAGGTTTCACTTTTGCCCGGGGTCACGCCAAGAACAGAGACCTGCCCTGAGCTGGGTTTGATATAGCCGCATAAGATACTGAACAAGGTGGTTTTTCCGGCGCCGTTTGGTCCCACCAGGGCGACCGGCGCCCCGGCATGGATCTCAAAATTCACATCGGCTAGTGCCTGTTTTTCCCCGAAGCGTTTATTCAGGGCAGAAGCTTTAATTAAACAGCTCATAAACTGCTCCTTCTCATGATTAAATCCCCTGCCAGTAAATAACAAAACGTTTGCCCCAGCGGGATCAGGTAATTAGCAACACCTGAGCCTTGCCGGTTAATGACATCACTGAGCTGAATGCCGGGAAGGGCATAGTTGAGCACGGAAAAAATGCTCAGCTGGGATTCGATCACGGCAATAAAAACGGGTGCCAGACCAAAAAACAACAAACAGGCAATGAGCGCCAGGCGCGACGAGCGGATGAAACTATTAAAAAACGACATCAGGGCAATAAAGGGCAAAACCGCAATCACCAGCTCTTTTAGCAAAGCTAACCCTTTAATGCCGGTATCGACAAAAACCCCGCTGTCCCGGTAAACCGCCATCACCACTACAGCCAGTAAGGTAAATAACATCAGCAGGAATAAAATCATCACCTGACCGAAAAAACGCCCGAGTAAGATTTCCGTGCGGCTGGCCCTTAACGAGATAAAACGCAATGTACCCCGGGTGCGGTCGGCGCAGGTTTGATCACTGGCGGCATATAAGGAAAATAGCGGAAAAGAGTAAGCGGCCACCAACCAGTAGATCGCCAACTCCGGCGCCTGCCAGGTCAACAGCTCCGACAGGCCCAGCGAACCGAATAACTGCATCGCCATATCTTTAAAGGTCTCGGAGGAAACCATAGCGGCAGCGGAGCTGACCGGATAATATAAAATAAGGCTCCAGACGGTAACAAAAGCCGCCAGCGCCAGCGCCCCCCGCTTGGTAAAAAAAAGTCGTATCAATTCGAAACTGGCCAAAGACCAGGCACGCTGAAAACTAAACTGCCAGTACATGTCTGCTTCCCGAGAAAAATCATTTGCTTCACCCTAATAGTAAGGCAATGAAATAGCTATGATTATTTTGTTAATCTTTATTTTTTACTTGTGATCACAGCATAATTTGGGTCAGGAAGCTGACTAAACAAGGAAAGTGAAGGCTTTGACCGCCTTAAGCGCACACCCGATCGCGCCCCGCCTGCTTCGCTTTATATAAGGCTTTATCGGCGCGGATCAGCAAATCGTCAATATCATCATCTTCGGCTTGCATTTCACTGATACCTATACTGACGGTGGACTTGATTTTATCTTTCCAGGGACCTGACAGCTGATGATCCCGCACCCGCTGGCACAAACGCTCGGCCATTGTCCTGGCGGCATCACCGGAAGTTTCCGGCAGCAATACCGAAAACTCTTCCCCGCCCATGCGGCCGATGCAATCGGCGCCCCTGAGATTGGCGGCACATATCCTGGCCACTTCTCTTAACACCTGGTCGCCGACATGGTGGCCGTAGGTATCATTAATTTCCTTAAAGCAGTCGATATCAATCGCCAGCAGACTCAGGGATAAATGATAGCGTTTGGCCCGGATAAACTCTTTTTCTGCCTGGTCGATAAAATTACGCCGGTTTGCCAGCTGGGTCAGTTCATCGGTATTGGCTTTAACTTCCAGGTTTTTTTTCAGGGCGATTAATTCGGTAATATCATTGGAAAAGCCGATAAAGCTCGACAGCTCTTCTTGCTCGTCTTTAATCGGCACCTTGGTAGACCAGTAATAGTGGGTATTGCCCTTACCGTCGGAAAAAGATTCCTCTCCCGAGACTTTCTCCCCCGTGGCCAGCAGTTTATTATCAAGAATGGCAAAGTCGGCGGCGGTTTCCGGCGGCAGAAAGTCTTCGCCTTTCTTGCCTATGATATCTTCCGGCTCAACGCCGAATAACTTGGCGGTGCTGGCATTGATATACCTGAAACGACACTCCCTGTCTTTCATATAGATATAGGCATCGACATTATTGAGTACGGTATCGAGCAGTTTCTCGTTTTCCTTGAGCTTGATATCGAGCAGTTTGCGCTCGGTAATATCGGTGGAGATGCCGTACATGCCGCTCACCCGCCCCTGCTCATCAAACAGGGGCTTTTTCACCGTCCAGTAATAACGTATCTCGCCGGTACTGTGGATAACGTTTTTTTCTTCCGCCTCCACCGTCTGGCTGTGCTCCATCACCAAACGGTCGTTGCTCATAAGTTCATCCGACTGCTCGATGGAAAAAAACTTGCTGTCGTTTTGACCGATGATTTCTTCCAGCGGACAGGCAAATAAATCCCTGACCATTTTGTTGACATAGGTATAACAGCCTTGCAAATCTTTGATATAAACATAAGCGCCGATATTATCCAGCGTCAGGTGAAGCGCGGCAATATCCCCGGATAAGCTTGCTATTTGTTTTTCAAGATCAAGACTCATAACACTCACTCCGGCAAAACGCCTTCACTAAATACCGCTTGTCAGCACTAAGCCGCAAACAACCCGGCTGCAATTGATATTTTATAAAACAAGATCTAAACGGTAACATATCAGGCGCTTTTTATCAGGTGTACATCTCTTTGCGGATAAGGGATCTTAATCTGCGCCTGCTCCAGTGCCGCATAAATCATTTCATTGGCCTTATATTTAGTCGCATAAAGGTTGACGGTCGGCGCCCATAACCTGATGGCGATAGTGATGGCACTGTCGGCAAATTCGTCAATGCCGATCAAAGGCGCCCTGTGGCTGCTGGCGCCGTCAAGCCCGGCCAAGGTCTTCTCCAGCAAGGCGATCACTTCCACCGGGTTATGGCGATAATCTATACCCACAGATAATTCCACCAGGGAGTCATGGCTGGAATTGTGCAGCACTTCCCCGACAATATGTTTATTGGGGATCATAATTTGCACATCGTCTTCATCCCTTAAGATGGTATAGGCAAGCAAGACTTCTTCCACCAGGCCTTTCACTCCCTGTACCTCTATGGTATCCCCGACGACAAAAGGCCGGATCAGAATAATATTAAAACCTGCGGCATAGTTTGCCAGCAAGCCCTGCAACGCCAGGCCGGCGCCCAGGGAAATCGCCCCGATTGCGGCAATAAAGGGGGTCACGCTGATCCCGAGCTTGCCCAGGGCAATGATAGTGATCATCACCACAATCAGCATTTTCGAGGTATTGGCCAGGAAACGGCTTAAGGTGACATCCAGCTTATGCCTTTCACATAACTTCAGCACCCAAGCAGCAATTTTTCCCGCCACCAGGTAGCCGATCACAAAAATGATCAGGGCGCCAACCAATTGGAAACTATAATTGGCAAAAAAATCAAGGATCAACTCATAATACTTATTCACCTGTTCGATTTCATCTTTGAGTAAGTTGGTTGGGGTCAGGGTATTATCTGCCTCCTGGGCGCTGGCAGTAAGGGGTTTGTTATCGAACACTGTGTCTCCTAAAGGGTTAAGCAACTGATCTTTCTGTATTATTGCCTAACTATAGATAGAATTCGAGCGAGAAACAAACCCTAAAGATGAACCCCGAGGAGGGACAGCGGCATCACCTGAACTGATATCAACTCCCTCATCGAAAGAGCATAACGACAGCTGCTCCAGGCTCTCGCCTTTAACCAAGAAACTCAGGCAGCAAGCATTGATAACAATTTAGCCCTCTGGGTAACAGCAGGGCCGCGCAAGCGCGTGACCGGCGGAGCTGCAATAAAGCAATAACATAGCCGTTGCCAGGCTTTTATTTAATCGCCCTAAGGTGTATAACTGGAGATCTGAATTAATAAAGCCCGGTTTTTCCCAAGGTAATGCGATATTTTTTACTTTTACTGCTAAGCATGTCGCTTGCCCTTAACGGCTATTTTTATCTAAAACTACAAGCACTGACATCCGGTGACAGCAGCTTTTTCTCTTTAGCCAAAACTGCCGGTAAAAAACCAGCATTTTCAGGTAATAGCCAGATCGCAAAGCTATCGCCTAATCCGATAGAAAAACAACACCAAAGGGAAAACGCTTCAGATAACGGGGAACTCATTGCCGGTGAGACAATAACCGCACTGCTGGCACAAATAAAAACCCTGGTGCAAAGTCAAGCCTATTATGATGCCCTGGCCCTGTTCGTCGACCTCAACCAGGAATATCCCGCCCAGGCTCTGCCGGTCAGGGAGAGCTGGTTAACTTATATCGACAACCTGCTCAAGGCAAAACGTTTCAACGCCGCAGAGTTATTCCTGCAGGCTTATTTACATGCTTACCCCGATGATGTCGCGTTTTTATCCTTGCGGGTGGACTTTTTCCAGGCCAAGCGGCAAACGGAGCAGGCGATCGAACACGCCTATGATCTGCTTTACCATGTCCTGGATTACCAGCAAAAGATTGATTATTTAAATGCCGCCCGCGAGCGGGTGAAACAAGAGAGTAAAATATTGCTGCAACGCCAGGCCTGGCAGGCACTGGCGCAGCTCTGTCAGCAGGTATTGGCCTTAGATCCTGAGTTTTACGATATCCAGCTGCTGCTGGCACGTGCCGAATATGAGCAGGATCTCCTGGTGGCCGCAGAAAGCAATGCCCGTCCCCTGCTCGACCTGCCGCAACTGGCATCGCAGGCACAATCCCTGCTGGATAAAATCGACGCCGCTTATACCGAGCCCAGCCGGATCCCGTTAAAACAGGAAGGACAACATTATATCGTTCGGGGTCTGATCAACCAGGATCACCCTGTATCCCTGATGTTAGACACAGGTGCCAGCATCTCCCTGCTTTCACAAGAGACATTTGAGCAACTGGGACTTGAAGCACAGGCCAGCTTTATCGAAACCATTCGCCTCAATACCGCAGGCGGCGTGGTCAATTCCAGCCTATATCAGGTCTCCAGCTTTGAAATCAGCGGTTATATCCTCAACGATATGCACTTTGCCGTCAGTCCCTATTTTTCATCGGAGCACGACGGTTTATTAGGCATGAACTACCTGGGCCGTTTTAATTTTTATATCGACCAAGCTGACAAGTCCTTAAAACTGGAGCAAAAAAGTCCTTAGCTAAAGCCAGTTATGACAAAATAGTCCCGGGCAGGTACAATCACGGCTTTGTTTCTTCACCGACAAGCTTGTTTAGTTTTATGACCGAACCGTTAAAATATCTTGCTGCCTACGCACCAGACTTAAAAAGACAGGCGCAACAAATGCTTGCCCAAAAGACCCTGGCGGATTATCTGCGCACTAAATACCCCGATTGTCATCAGTTTACCCGGGACCATGAACTACGGGATTATGTACAAGCCCTAAAATCACGCCATATGAAGAAATCAGCGCCGCTCAGTAAAGTGATTTACGACAATAAAATACACGTGGTTAATAATGCCCTGGGACTGCACACCTATGTCTCCCGGGTCCAGGGAGGAAAATTAAAAAGTAAAAACGAAATCCGCATCAGCGCTGTCTTTAAAAAGTCGCCGGAAGCTTTTTTAAAGATGATAGTGGTGCATGAACTTGCCCACCTGAAAGAAAAAGCCCATAACAAGGCCTTTTACCAGTTATGCCAGCATATGCTCAGCAATTACCATCAGCTGGAGCTGGATATGCGTTTGTACCTGACGGAGCTGGAAATAAACGGTGAAGTATATTAGCCGGGGCTTTACTCAGTTTTTTTTAACTTTAATGCCGCCAGGATACTTAAACCTTCAAGGTTACAAAAATTAACCGCTTCATCAAGCTCCGCCATACTGATATCCAAATCTTGTAAGATATGTACGCCGACAAAATGTTTTTTTGAATACATCCCGGGATGGGAGTTAAGCAAGGCCAGACGCGAGGCCACATATAACAAAGAAGCCGCCGGAGATCTTTCTTCGCCATAGGCCAGGTGAAAATCCCGGATCGGGGCAATAAGGGATTCAGGCAACTGCCATAAGGTCAGGAGCTCAACACTGCAATCGGCATAGCTAAAGCCAAAAGCATCTTGCTGACGTTGCCAGGGGGTTTCGTTTTTATCATACTGCTGGCAATACTTAACCTTTTCGACATCGCTTTGCAAAATTGCCAGTTCACCTATGTTATGCAGCAAGCCGGAAACAAATAAACCTTTCCCTCCTTTAATACGTTTTTTCTCTGCCAGGTATTTGCAAATAAGCGCACAGTCAACACTGATCTCCCAAAACCTGTCCAAATCTATCACACTGGAGTCGACACAGGAAAAAGCCGCCGTTGCCCCGTAGGTATTCACCAGGTTATGGACTTCTTCCGTGCCCAGTATACTGATGGCTTTAGAAATACTGTCCACTTCCCGGGGGAAGTTAAATAAGGCACTGTTGGCAATTTTCAGCAAGGTAGCACTCAGGGCGGGATCTAAAGCCAGGACATCGGCTATGGCCGACAAGGAAGATTGCTCATCCTCGATAATTTCTTTAAGCCGTAAATAAACATCGGGCAATACGCATAAGGCCTCGGCTTTTTGTGCATACTCCAGTGCAGATATCGACATATTATTTTTCTCCTTCAAGCTTCTAAAAAGTGTTGCATAAAAAGGAATAAATTCAACTATGTCCCTGAACTTGTGGGGCCAGGCAAATATAACACCATAAAATTTTTCCCTGCCGCGGTTAATCCTTATCCCTATCCCGGGTATAATGGCCGGCTTTTTATGCGCCACCTTTTAATAACAGACCGGAAGCCGATTTTATGCGCCCGTTAAGAACCACCATACATCCCGATTTAAACCCCGAGCAAACCGGCAAGGAACGCATTTTCTTTCGCCGGGCCGCACGCGGTATCATCTTGGACAATGACAATATCTTATTGCTTTACACCGAAAAATATCAGGATTATACCTTACCCGGCGGCGGCATAGACGAAGGCGAAAGCCTGCACCAAGGTTTGATCCGTGAGCTACAGGAAGAAACCGGCGCCACCAATATCCGTAATATCAGGGACTTTGGCTTATACCGGGAATACCGCCCCTGGTATAAAGACGAATACGATGCCTTGCATATGGAGTCTTATTGTTACCTGTGCGATATAGATAAAGAGCTTGGGGAAGCCCGACTGGAAGATTACGAGCAAAGCAACGGCATGAGCGCAGTATGGGTAAATATTTACCAGGCCATCGCCCATAATGAAAAAATCCTGGCCAGGAACAATAAAAAGGCAATGTCGGTGGAGCGGGAAACCTATTTATTAAAACGGATCGCCCGTGAATTGCTCGAAGCAGAAGCCAAAACCGTAAACCTGGGATGACCACCGGCATATACACTTATAAACAATGCCAGGGGCAGCTAAACGGTCCCTGCTGTTCATCATCCCCCGGTTAAATTGACTTTGAAGAGAAAACTTAGCCAAACCTCATAAGATAACTTACATTAAACAGCAAAGCCCGGCTGCCTCCTCTATATTTCTCTCCTGGCACGGCTCATAAAATGAACGAGATTATCACCGTTTAATTCTCACTCTCCTTTTTCAATAGCGCCCTTAAAAGTTAAATTTTAGATAAGAAACAATAATAAAAATTTTATTTTTGATTAAATAAGATATTTCAATTAAGTTAAACAAAAGAAACAAAATTCTGCATTTTCACGCAAATTATTGATTATTACGGGTAGAATTAACGAAATTAAGCTTTTATGATGAGAAAGTGTTATTTCGTAGTAATCGCAGGAGAGCTTAATGCTAACGATTCGCAGAAAATTGATATCCGCCTTTTTAATCATAGCGCTATTGCCGGTGTTAATAGTGGCGACTATCACCTCACATAATGTTATCGGTCAGGCCGAATCCGATTTTATCCAAACCAGCAGCGCAGATATTGCCATTGTCGACCAGTCGTTCACTAACTTTTTTGATATTGTCAGTTATAACGTTTCTTTCCTCGCCGATACCGCTATCGTTCGCGCCACAGAAAAAGGGGACATCAGCACTTACTTCGATGAAGCACGCAAACCTTCGCAGGTAGCCATGGCCAATGGCGGACGGGAGCAGGAAATTTTCGAATTATTCAGCGCCGTCGGCAATAACAACCCGACCTTAGGTTATGTTTATATGGGGGCTAAGAACGGTCAATACCTGGAATGGCCCGGTACCGCCGATTATGAAAACTGGGATCCCCGCACCGAACCCTGGTTTGATCTTGGCAAAGCAGGAAATTTCCAAGT
Protein-coding sequences here:
- a CDS encoding NUDIX domain-containing protein — encoded protein: MRPLRTTIHPDLNPEQTGKERIFFRRAARGIILDNDNILLLYTEKYQDYTLPGGGIDEGESLHQGLIRELQEETGATNIRNIRDFGLYREYRPWYKDEYDALHMESYCYLCDIDKELGEARLEDYEQSNGMSAVWVNIYQAIAHNEKILARNNKKAMSVERETYLLKRIARELLEAEAKTVNLG